A window of Punica granatum isolate Tunisia-2019 chromosome 8, ASM765513v2, whole genome shotgun sequence genomic DNA:
GCTGTTTCACCGAAAAGCTTCATTTTTCTAAGTTCGTGTCACATTGATTTTCTCCAGCTTTTGAACTTCTCTTTCTAGGAAAGCTCCACTGAAGAGTCTTGTCTAACATTCACCATTCCAATCTACCTTTCAGAAGTGAAAGCCCCCATTGCAATCTTGGGAGCAGAGTTCGACCACATGACCCCACCCGAGCTCATCAAGCAGTTCAGGGAGGTTTTATTGTCCAAACCCGAGGTAAAAAGATATCACTGGAACTCTTCATCCTCTGCACTTTACCCGAAAATGTATGAGATCTTTAGCCCGTGTATCAACTGATATGTATCCTATTCGTACTGACTAAGTGATGTGGGCATCAGCAGCTGAATTGTTTTGTCAAATTATTCCCTGGCGTTTCTCATGGATGGACGGTGAGGTACGATGAGGGTGATGAGAAGGCTGTGAAGAATGCAGAAGAAGCGCACGCGGACATGTTGGACTGGTTCCTTCAGTGCCTTTAGTGAAAACCTAACTCAGATCTCCGGCTTTCGAGGTCTTCGCATTTGCATGTGGGTTTATATGTCTTGAAGGGTCTTATAGCTACGATTAACGTCTTCAAGGAAAACTATACCGAGAATGCAGGATTTTGCTCTATCAATGTCGGGAAAGGGGAACtgaacaataataatattttcatgtaTATCACATGGGAATCATATGCCTGTAATATAATTGTTCTGAATTCGAAACTCCTCACTGTTAATAAGGGCAACGGTTGATGGAAAAAGAGGGGGCGTAAAATTGAAGTTTACTCTTTGGCTAGATTGCAGATAATTTAATCGTAGAGACATGTATTGTTGCCAAAAATCAAATCTAAGGGGGATACTTGGGCACCAACTGTGCCGTGCCAAACATAGCCAATCAGTTCCACAACATTGTGTGCCAACTATGCCGTGCCAAACATAGCCAATTACCGCATGGTATTGCCCGGAAACGGTCCGAACCAGTTCGGACTTCTGAATGCGATTTGTCTCAGAGGATTCATTCAAAACAAATGATCACCCGAAATGATTGCCAAGAAATTGCAATAAACTAGAAGAAACTAACATCTTAATCAATAGTTGTTccctaaaaataaaatcctttttttttcctttttgggaaGAGTTTAgaaatttccagaaaatcAGGGATTTGCATTAGGCTTTCTAGTAGGAAGCATCACAAAATGTAGATAGGATCCATGGTTCATACAGGGAGGACTGATTCTGTCAGACTatatcaaaattcaaccaCCTCTAGCTTCTCTTCTTGTGGCATCGTGGAGCAATTCAATGTCCACTCCATCGGGAGGTAACTGTACGTACCTAACCACGGACCCTCGGATGAAACAGTTCCTCACCGAAAGCTACAAAAACCATGAAACAAGTTAAGTTAATAGAACATCATTATATGATGAAATTCATTAAGTAAACAACAGGACGACAGGATAGTAACAATCCAACAGAGAAAGTCCGGAGGGAGACTTCAAAGGGTTATTACATGCTTCCCAAAGCAACCATGGACTTGTTCATAGCTATTTTTCTTGACTTTAGCACACTTGATGAACCAAGAGAGGATAGAATGGCAATTCATCTAGAAGAATATCAATTTAGGCAAGCAGTTACATGGGTAATATTGTGCACGTGAGGACTTTTTCCTAGATCTGTTATGAATTCCTAAGCAAGAGACAAGTATCCAACTTCAACTTGTCAAATGGATTGAATGCAGAAATCAATCCCCAATTCAGGAAATTCCTGGGAGAAGCCAGAACTAGCAGTCAGTGTGATGCCGAgtcatttttctatatattgcatGATTGATGTTAGAGGTGATATCATTCTATTCCTTTAGCACACTCCAGTAAGTAAAACATGTCAGAATCCTTTCATTCTTCAGTCATAGCATCTCTTTTAGTACTTTAGACGATGAAGACTTTGATCTATTAGATGTATATATGGGGTCAATACCATCAAGAGCTTCAGCAGCTCTTCATCGAAGGGATATCTGAAGTTAAGCTCACTCTACAGTGTCGCTGGGTGGTTAGGTCATTGAATAAGAGAGGGGAGTAGCTTGAAGCAAAAGGTCATGCGAGGGCTCTTCTAGGCTTTTCACTATCTCAACCTTAGAAACAATTTGAAGTTTTATGTCATGGGAAGAGGATAAGAAATTAAAGCATATGAAAGATAATATTAGTGGGAATTCCACAACTTTGAAGCAGAACTCTCAAATTGTGAACATATTCTGTGATTTGAGCATCCAATCCTATTCAAGCAGAGCCTTGCCCTTCATTACCAAGAGTGCCAAAATATGATAAACTTTAAGAAATTGTTTGGTTCAAGGAACAAATTTCTTATTTCCTGTGCCCAATATGCTTAAACCTCTAGGAACAGAATGCAGCTATAACAAGTTATCGCCAGACCACTATGGCTAAATATTGGGCAAAGCAATCAGAAATCCATTTAGACCACTAAGTGGCTTACAAGCAGCAACTATTTTTTGCTCCGTCCACCTACGTAAAACCTGTACTACcaccatttcttttctttgacaCTGAGATTGAGATAAGTTCAGTTAAAACACTAGCAGCTACGTACAATTCAGCACAGTGGACAAGCTCTTCTTCTAAGTTAGTGAACAGCCAAATTCCCAGTATCAATGGAAAACCCATACAGCTAATGATGTAACCTGACAAATTTCTTCAGGGAACAACCAGACCAAAATATGAGACTACATCAACAGATGTAGATATCAGTTCAGCATCCAGGACTGGAACTTCAATATCCAATACCATAAAACTCGCAAGACAGCAAGCACGAGATAATTCTGGCACCTCAAATGAGCATAAACTCAGTCAATTCACGCTAACTTCTAAAGCCCAGGACTCAAAGTCAAAGACCATACCTTTAGAACATACTTGACTCGGAAACAACTAACAGCAGATCCAAACCTAAACGATTCAACAACAGAACATGAAATGAACGTACCATGTGAGGATACTTGTCTTGGTCGACAACCCTGGTATTCTCCAGCTTGATGTTGAGGTACTGGTCGACGGAGTGGAGCGTCCCTCTGATGGCCAAGTCATTCTTCAGCTCCACCGTCACTTCTCTGCCCACCAAATCCTTGAAGTACGAGAAGAACAACTGCAAGAATCCATTAATACCCACGGAATCAACGAACTTGTTGACCTACTCGAAGAATATCAACCCTCCACTGCGCAATTAGGGCAAATATCGAACACGAGGCATAttgatagagagagagagagagagagagagagagagagaatcacGATACATCGCAAGACTAAGCAACGAAAGGAAAGGTGATGggggtagagagagagagagagagagaggattcaCCATTGGTGCCCGCCGGAGGAGAGAATTGCAGCGAAGGGGAGAGCTGCAAGACTGCGACTGCTCTGAGCTCcaagtagagagagagagagagagagagagagtgaagaaggagactattttaatttttcagagATTGCTCTCGAGTTTGAAAGTATTAACATTTGGTCCTCAAACTCCACTTATATTTCGTTTACAATGGCGTAGCGGCCCCTTCAGAACTACTAGTGAAATTTCCCTCACTTCATAGCGGAAATCAATATCGTCTATGATAACAAAAAGTAATTAGTCTATGATATGTGACTTTCAATTTATACATCACTAATTAAGTCTAAAGTAACAGTCAATAAATTAAGCGTAAAATAACAGTTAACAAAGTTTATAGTCTCCaatggggggaaaaaaagtttATAGAGCATCTAATACATTAGGCGATGACCTTTTCTCGAAAATGTTGTAGGAATTatcatttcaaattttctattGGATAAACTATACATGGTAACAAAAGAAATTGactattaaattaattttcaatatctcATGAGCGTATCGTTTACGCGGTTggatttctaaaattttaaaattaataaatttactaTTAAAAGTGAAATTCTTTTTGTTAGCTAAGAGTACCGTtgtagaaaaaaatttaa
This region includes:
- the LOC116188341 gene encoding sm-like protein LSM2, with amino-acid sequence MLFFSYFKDLVGREVTVELKNDLAIRGTLHSVDQYLNIKLENTRVVDQDKYPHMLSVRNCFIRGSVVRYVQLPPDGVDIELLHDATRREARGG